The following DNA comes from Methanosarcina vacuolata Z-761.
AAAAAGAAGGAAAATATTCAGTATCAATTAGGGAATGCTGTCAAACTAAGTTCTAAACCAAAAAACGATATCATTCAATTTTCACCAGGCGCTATCATGAGCCATAATTACTTGAATATGTTCCAAAAACTTTAGCATGGAAAATATTAGTTTTTGTAAAAATACTGCCGAATGTGGGTATTATTAAAAAATAAGGAATTTTGAGGAATCTAGCAAATCATCAATCAATTCGTGAGTTTACTATATTCCTCAATTAATTCATGAGTTTACTATATTCCTCAATTAATTCGTGAGTTTACTATATTCCTCAATTAATTCATGAGTTTACTATATTCCTCAATTAATTCGTGAGTTTACTATATTCCTCAATTAATTCGTGAGTTTACTATATTTCCTCAATTAATTCGTGAGTTTACTGTGTTTATTTACTGGACTTTAATATATCCGGAAATAGTTTTAGTGCTACTGCCTTTAGCATTCTTTACTGTTAAGCTTACAGTATATTTTCCGGCTTTACTGTATTTATGCGCAGGGTTCTTGGATGTTGAAGTTTTTCCATCTCCAAAGCTCCATTTCCATGAAGTTGGACTATTGGCGCTCTTGTCAGTAAACTGCACATTTAGCGGGGCTTTTCCGGAGGTCGGTTTTGCAGAAAAAGCAGCAACCGGCGCTTTCAGCGCGTTTACAACAATATAGTTCTTTATTGTTTTCGTACTGCTTCCTGCAGCATTCTTAACTGTTAAGCTGACAGTATATTTTCCTGCTTTACTGTAGGTATATGCAGGATTCTTGGATGTTGAAGTTTTTCCATCTCCAAAACTCCATTTCCAAGAAGTCGGACTATTGGTACTTTTGTCAGTGAATTTTACTTTCAGTGGTGCATATCCTGAAGTTGGGGATGCAGAGAATGCAGCAACAGGTTTTACAGGAGCTGTTTTTACGGTTATATAATTCTTTATTGTTTTTGTGTTTGTTCCAGCTGCGTTCTTTACTGTTAAACTGACGGTATATTTTCCGGCTTTAGTGTACGTATGTGCAGGATTCTTGGATGTTGAAGTTTTTCCATCTCCAAAGCTCCATTTCCATGCAGTTGGTGACCCGGTGCTCTTGTCAGTAAACTGTACCTTCAGTGGAAGGTTTCCTGAAGTTGGGGATGCAGAAAAAGCAGCTACAGGGAGGTCTGAACCGAGAGTAGCCATGTAGATGTCGCCTTGCGGATACCATTTTGTATACACAATCCTATCACCATATATAGCTGGATCTACCTGATACGGATTGTTATCATGATCTTCCAAGTCCTCGAAGGTTATCATGGTTTCCTTATTAGTCGAGAGATCATACATGTAAATATCCGTGTTTCCACTTACATCGTTACGGTTATCCTCATACACAATCCTGTTACCATAAATGTCTGGCTTGTATGAAATCCCATCAGAAATTCGAGTTTCCTTGTGAGTGGAGAGATCGTATACGTAGATTGCCGAGGGATAGTCATAAAGGGTATCCCACACTATTTTGTTACCATAGATCCTAGGATCATCTGCTGTTCCACTAGTGGAAACTTGATTTTCTTTTTGAGTGGAAAGGTCGTAAATGAAGATATCGTTGTTTCCATCACGTTCGTCCTTCCACACTACTATGTTTCCATAGATATCAGGTTTGTATGCTGTTCCACTGGTAGTGATCTGAGTTTCTTTATTAGTAGATAGATCATACATGTAGATATTCGAATTTCCATTACGTTTGTCCTGCCAAACTATCCTATTATCATAAATTGCAGGATCATATGCTTGGCTGCTTTTTGTAATCCGAGTTTGTTTTTTTGTAGAGAGGTCTTCCATATAAATGTCATGACCTCCGTTGCGCCCATCCTCCCATACTACCAGATTTCCATAAATAGCAGGAGTTATCTGATCTGTTGCATTGGTAGTGTGAATTTCTTTTTTAGTTGAGAGATCAAATATGTATATGTCCCAGTTTCCATTGCGGTTATCCTGCCACACTATCTTGTCACCGTAGATATCTGGATTGGCTGCCGTTTCATGAGTAGTAATTCTAGTCTTAGGGATATTTGGTGCTGCAGCTTGTATAGATTCTCTAGCCGTCGCATTTCCTTCTGTAGCTACATCCTCGGACAGAACCTGGTCATCTGGTGTATTCCCTGTTTCACTTGTGATTTCTGGTGGAGTAATGTTATGATGATCTGGTTCAGTTTGTGCTGATGCCGTAGATGAAACCAGAACTAAAAATAAAATCATAATTATTGATTCTAAGGCTACTGACTGTAATTTTTTGTTAATTTTCATTGTCCTACTCCTTTTCTTTTATATGTTTTCATAATTAGCCCCAAAACTCGAAATTACTTCTTTAGATCTCTTGTAAATAATTAATCGAGGTTTTGGATTTTTGACTTCAATCTTTAATTTTGCACACGACTGAATTCCAAACTTTACAACTTTTAACCATCAATATAAGTTGTATGACCAAAGTCCCTAACAATTAACACTTTAATAAACTTAATTAAATATTAATTGCCAAATTTAAGCAGTGTGAAAATCATACTTTGAGGTTGTAATATCAGCAGCAATACCTAAATTAAATCAAGTTTTGGGATGCTCCCTCATATAAAAAATGTTAATATTTTTAAGTTGTTTATATTCTTAAACTTTTTTATTAAAATCCTAAATTTGTAAAAATAAGGAAATTGTAAAAAATTCTAGAAAGGTTTGTCAAGTAATAATGATAGAAGAGAGGCAAATCTGCAAAGAAATATCTGGCTGCATTGGCGCAAAGAAATGACGGAGGGTTTTAAAAATCATAATAAGATAAAAATAAATTAATAAACTGGATTATGAGAGTCAGTTACTGAAAATTGTAAAAAAAGTAATTCTCGAGTCTGATTTAAAAGAGTACTTTTGCTTTTTTATTCAGACTTGCCCGCTAACTCTCACTATCCTTTAGCCTTTACCTTTTCACTTTATTCAATTTAGGGCATTCATTATTTGCTTACTACAATATATCCGGAAATAGTTTTAGTGTTACTGCCTTTAGCATTCTTTACTGTTAAGCTGAC
Coding sequences within:
- a CDS encoding PKD domain-containing protein; the protein is MKINKKLQSVALESIIMILFLVLVSSTASAQTEPDHHNITPPEITSETGNTPDDQVLSEDVATEGNATARESIQAAAPNIPKTRITTHETAANPDIYGDKIVWQDNRNGNWDIYIFDLSTKKEIHTTNATDQITPAIYGNLVVWEDGRNGGHDIYMEDLSTKKQTRITKSSQAYDPAIYDNRIVWQDKRNGNSNIYMYDLSTNKETQITTSGTAYKPDIYGNIVVWKDERDGNNDIFIYDLSTQKENQVSTSGTADDPRIYGNKIVWDTLYDYPSAIYVYDLSTHKETRISDGISYKPDIYGNRIVYEDNRNDVSGNTDIYMYDLSTNKETMITFEDLEDHDNNPYQVDPAIYGDRIVYTKWYPQGDIYMATLGSDLPVAAFSASPTSGNLPLKVQFTDKSTGSPTAWKWSFGDGKTSTSKNPAHTYTKAGKYTVSLTVKNAAGTNTKTIKNYITVKTAPVKPVAAFSASPTSGYAPLKVKFTDKSTNSPTSWKWSFGDGKTSTSKNPAYTYSKAGKYTVSLTVKNAAGSSTKTIKNYIVVNALKAPVAAFSAKPTSGKAPLNVQFTDKSANSPTSWKWSFGDGKTSTSKNPAHKYSKAGKYTVSLTVKNAKGSSTKTISGYIKVQ